The following are encoded together in the Mesoplodon densirostris isolate mMesDen1 chromosome 2, mMesDen1 primary haplotype, whole genome shotgun sequence genome:
- the LOC132480874 gene encoding elongin-B-like, producing the protein MIRRHKTTILTDAKESSNVFELKCIVEGILNRPPDAQRLHKDNQLLDDGKTLGECGFTSQTARPQAPATVGLAFRADEAFEALRIEPFSSPPELLGVMKPQDSGSSANEQAVQ; encoded by the coding sequence ATGATCCGGCGCCACAAGACCACCATCCTCACAGACGCCAAGGAGTCGAGCAATGTGTTCGAGCTAAAGTGCATCGTCGAGGGCATCCTCAATCGGCCACCGGACGCGCAGCGGCTGCACAAGGACAACCAGCTTCTGGATGACGGAAAGACATTGGGCGAGTGTGGCTTCACCAGCCAGACAGCACGGCCTCAGGCCCCAGCCACTGTGGGGCTAGCCTTCAGGGCAGATGAGGCCTTTGAGGCCCTGCGCATCGAGCCCTTCTCCAGCCCACCTGAGCTGCTGGGTGTGATGAAGCCACAGGACTCAGGAAGCAGCGCCAATGAACAAGCtgtgcagtga